One window of the Pseudofrankia sp. DC12 genome contains the following:
- a CDS encoding DUF4407 domain-containing protein — translation MDSGGDRLDGADGDNAPIGGDAAVAMAEPDGSRASRRRGRGSGVGARRTAVDLLIGCTGADHRAVTERDRSRYASAGALMLLTASLAAYAGSSVAAFGFRTSTLAALPYGIFYAAFIFCIDRSVLLTIRPLRLAGKGGKERIRQRRLLPTGALRIVIAIIGAILVGESLLLRFFDASIEPRVAELRQQELAGVMASWDAGQRTTEAGLVAALDDQRAQLAAAENLVTSKTGEVDCQLTGGDGCLGGRGPIYQVKLGELQAAAGQIPGLRTARDAAQARLDSFRVTRDQRRAQYADTEWRSIGNANDLLMREKGFWRLTASDNSVKVWRILISLLILGIDLAPLLFKRNLDRTAYARLERGALWEGETNEEVDAFQLNRNARARRAKAGEVSERMAARYEEYAAAREELRLAASMDEDAGAAALRRDERRLGNDRQAADLRRAYRLPAPPPRGKETDSSGSRTPG, via the coding sequence ATGGACTCCGGCGGCGATCGGCTGGACGGCGCTGACGGCGACAACGCGCCGATCGGCGGCGACGCCGCCGTCGCCATGGCGGAGCCAGACGGATCCCGGGCATCGCGCCGGCGCGGCCGGGGGTCGGGGGTCGGCGCCCGCCGGACCGCGGTCGACCTGCTGATCGGCTGCACCGGGGCCGACCACCGCGCGGTCACCGAACGGGACCGATCGAGATACGCCAGCGCGGGCGCGCTGATGCTGTTGACGGCGAGCCTCGCGGCCTACGCGGGATCCTCGGTCGCGGCGTTCGGCTTCCGCACGTCGACGCTGGCAGCGCTGCCTTATGGGATCTTCTACGCGGCCTTCATCTTCTGCATCGACCGGTCGGTGCTGCTGACGATCCGACCTCTGCGGCTCGCTGGAAAGGGCGGCAAGGAGCGCATCCGACAGCGCCGGCTGCTGCCGACGGGCGCGCTCCGGATCGTGATCGCGATCATCGGCGCGATCCTGGTCGGTGAGTCGCTGCTGCTGCGCTTCTTCGACGCGTCGATCGAGCCACGGGTCGCGGAGCTGCGCCAGCAGGAGCTCGCCGGGGTGATGGCGTCCTGGGACGCCGGTCAGCGAACCACCGAGGCGGGCCTGGTCGCAGCCCTCGACGACCAGCGCGCCCAGCTCGCCGCGGCCGAGAACCTGGTGACCTCCAAAACCGGCGAGGTCGACTGCCAGCTGACCGGCGGCGACGGCTGCCTGGGCGGCCGGGGGCCGATCTACCAGGTCAAGCTGGGCGAGCTGCAGGCCGCGGCCGGGCAGATCCCGGGTCTGCGCACCGCGCGCGACGCCGCCCAGGCCCGGCTGGACTCCTTCCGGGTGACCAGGGACCAGCGCCGCGCGCAGTACGCGGACACGGAATGGCGGTCGATCGGGAACGCCAACGACCTCCTGATGCGGGAGAAGGGCTTCTGGCGGCTCACCGCGAGCGACAACTCCGTCAAGGTGTGGCGAATACTGATCAGCCTGCTGATTCTCGGTATCGACCTGGCGCCGCTGCTGTTCAAGCGCAACCTCGACCGGACCGCCTACGCACGGCTGGAACGCGGCGCGCTGTGGGAGGGCGAGACCAACGAGGAGGTCGACGCCTTCCAGCTCAATCGCAATGCCAGGGCGCGGCGCGCCAAGGCGGGAGAGGTCTCCGAGCGCATGGCCGCGCGGTACGAGGAGTACGCGGCCGCCCGCGAGGAGCTGAGGCTGGCGGCGTCGATGGACGAGGACGCGGGCGCCGCCGCGCTGCGGCGCGACGAGCGCCGGCTCGGGAACGACCGGCAGGCTGCGGACCTGCGCCGGGCCTACCGGCTGCCCGCGCCGCCGCCGCGCGGCAAAGAAACGGATAGTAGTGGTTCACGTACCCCGGGTTAG
- a CDS encoding SRPBCC family protein has product MGQINVVTQRSLAAPTDRVLDLAADYAGTRAELWPENITDYQVLAGGKGAGTRISYRLHATKKRIRDVAAEVSAPDPQTLVEADQNSTLRTVWRVRPEGDGSHVTVMTTWTGAGGVGGLFERIFAPGGVSKLWTAVLDNLSTRL; this is encoded by the coding sequence ATGGGGCAGATCAACGTTGTGACGCAGCGGTCACTGGCAGCGCCGACGGATCGGGTCCTCGACCTGGCCGCCGACTACGCCGGAACCCGCGCCGAGCTGTGGCCGGAGAACATCACCGACTACCAGGTCCTCGCCGGCGGCAAGGGCGCCGGCACCCGGATCAGCTACCGGCTGCACGCGACCAAGAAGCGGATCCGCGACGTCGCGGCGGAGGTGTCGGCGCCCGACCCCCAGACGCTCGTCGAGGCCGACCAGAACTCGACCCTGCGGACGGTCTGGCGGGTGCGGCCCGAGGGCGACGGCAGCCACGTCACGGTGATGACCACCTGGACCGGCGCGGGCGGCGTCGGCGGCCTCTTCGAGCGGATCTTCGCTCCCGGCGGCGTCAGCAAGCTCTGGACCGCCGTCCTCGACAACCTCAGCACCCGCCTCTGA
- a CDS encoding ABC transporter ATP-binding protein, with amino-acid sequence MSTIELRDVSLTYDVGPVLDHVSLSVEDGEFLVLVGPSGSGKTTALRIVAGLLSPRSGQVLVAGEDVTRVPPAERDLAMVFQSYALYPHMTVRNNMAFGLRLAGVSRRERDERVERAAKILGLTELLERRPKALSGGQRQRVAMGRAIVREPRAFLMDEPLSNLDAKLRTQVRAQIGRIQRDLGITTLYVTHDQVEAMTMADRIAVLHEGKLQQLGTPDELFSQPANAFVAAFIGSPPTNLVPGTLTTADGQTALRVGGQTLVLPAGLAAAVSSASTPDVLVGVRPHDVQTEAPETAALTLEVAVDLVERLGTETLVHGEMVTSSMSGAAAQAAHALTAADDGLPTDPERHRFTAALDARTAVSAGSRALFYVTAARLHLFDAETGVTLRAGRKSLATV; translated from the coding sequence ATGTCCACAATCGAGCTTCGTGACGTCTCGCTGACCTACGACGTCGGCCCGGTCCTCGACCACGTCAGCCTGTCCGTCGAGGACGGCGAGTTCCTGGTGCTCGTCGGGCCGTCCGGCAGCGGCAAGACCACCGCGCTACGAATCGTCGCCGGGCTGCTGAGCCCGCGCTCCGGCCAGGTGCTCGTCGCGGGAGAAGACGTCACCAGGGTCCCGCCGGCGGAGCGCGACCTGGCGATGGTCTTCCAGAGCTACGCGCTCTACCCGCACATGACGGTGCGCAACAACATGGCGTTCGGGTTACGGCTGGCCGGCGTCTCGCGCCGGGAGCGCGACGAGCGGGTCGAACGCGCGGCGAAGATCCTCGGCCTGACCGAACTGCTGGAGCGGCGCCCGAAGGCGCTTTCCGGCGGGCAGCGCCAGCGGGTCGCGATGGGGCGCGCGATCGTCCGCGAGCCGCGGGCCTTCCTGATGGACGAACCGCTGTCGAACCTGGACGCGAAGCTGCGCACCCAGGTTCGCGCGCAGATCGGTCGTATCCAGCGCGATCTGGGGATCACCACGCTCTACGTCACCCACGACCAGGTCGAGGCCATGACGATGGCCGACCGGATCGCGGTGCTGCACGAGGGCAAGCTCCAGCAGCTCGGCACCCCGGACGAGCTTTTCTCCCAGCCGGCGAACGCCTTCGTCGCCGCCTTCATCGGCAGCCCGCCCACCAACCTGGTTCCGGGCACGCTGACGACGGCCGACGGCCAGACGGCCCTGCGAGTCGGCGGCCAGACGCTGGTGCTGCCGGCCGGACTCGCGGCGGCGGTCAGCTCCGCCAGCACACCGGACGTGCTGGTCGGCGTCCGGCCGCACGACGTGCAGACCGAGGCGCCGGAAACCGCGGCGCTCACGCTGGAGGTCGCCGTCGACCTGGTCGAGCGGCTCGGGACCGAGACACTCGTGCACGGGGAGATGGTCACCAGCTCGATGAGCGGGGCCGCCGCCCAGGCCGCGCACGCGTTGACCGCTGCGGACGACGGGCTGCCCACGGACCCGGAGCGTCATCGGTTCACGGCGGCACTCGACGCCCGGACCGCCGTCAGCGCCGGCAGCAGGGCGCTGTTCTACGTCACCGCCGCCCGTCTGCACCTGTTCGATGCCGAAACCGGCGTGACGCTGCGAGCCGGCCGCAAGTCGCTGGCCACGGTCTGA
- a CDS encoding sugar ABC transporter permease has protein sequence MTTLVTSASTADAAPPRRRPSAVRSGIRRLTSVTAPYGFVAPFFLLFAVFGLFPMLYTFWVSLHDRSMLSSHSGKMIGLRNYTELMADPYFWHAVRNTFLLMFMCTIPQLLLALVLAHTLNSRMRGRTLFRMGVLLPNVTSIVAVTLVFGQLFSFHYGLFNWALHTVGLPRINWEAGTWSSKIAISSMVIWRWTGYNALIYLAAMQAIPREQFEAAAIDGAGTWRQLWHVTLPALRPTIAFTGLVSIIGQIQLFTEPLLFETTPGSVTGGTSRQFQTLALFMYEEGFHLYHFGYASAVAWLMFLLTVLLAAGAYLITRGGARVGGARRAGRARRQPTATTATTATTATTATTATTVHAPSAPAPSGSGPAILASAATAAVAVTPREAEADGTTGGTR, from the coding sequence GTGACCACCCTCGTAACCTCGGCGTCCACCGCGGACGCCGCGCCGCCCCGGCGCCGCCCGAGCGCGGTCCGATCCGGAATCCGGCGATTGACCAGCGTGACGGCCCCGTACGGATTCGTCGCCCCCTTCTTCCTGCTCTTCGCGGTGTTCGGCCTCTTCCCGATGCTCTACACGTTCTGGGTCTCACTACACGACCGGAGCATGCTCAGCTCGCACAGCGGAAAGATGATCGGGCTGCGCAACTACACCGAACTGATGGCGGACCCGTACTTCTGGCACGCGGTCCGCAACACGTTCCTGCTGATGTTCATGTGCACGATTCCCCAGCTGCTCCTGGCGCTGGTGCTGGCGCACACGCTGAACTCCCGCATGCGTGGCCGGACGCTGTTCCGGATGGGGGTCCTGCTGCCGAATGTCACCTCGATCGTCGCGGTGACACTCGTGTTCGGACAGCTCTTCAGCTTCCACTACGGCCTGTTCAACTGGGCCCTGCACACGGTCGGCCTGCCGCGGATCAACTGGGAGGCCGGCACCTGGAGCTCGAAGATCGCCATCTCCTCGATGGTCATCTGGCGCTGGACCGGCTACAACGCGCTGATCTACCTGGCGGCGATGCAGGCGATCCCCAGGGAGCAGTTCGAGGCGGCCGCGATCGACGGCGCCGGGACCTGGCGCCAGCTGTGGCACGTGACGCTGCCGGCGCTGCGCCCGACGATCGCGTTCACCGGGCTCGTCTCGATCATCGGCCAGATCCAGCTGTTCACCGAGCCGCTGCTGTTCGAGACGACGCCGGGCAGTGTCACCGGAGGCACCAGCCGGCAGTTCCAGACGCTGGCGCTCTTCATGTACGAGGAGGGCTTCCACCTCTACCACTTCGGCTACGCCTCGGCGGTCGCCTGGCTGATGTTCCTGCTGACGGTGCTGCTCGCCGCCGGCGCCTACCTGATCACCAGAGGCGGCGCGAGGGTCGGCGGTGCCCGGCGCGCCGGCCGCGCCCGCCGCCAGCCGACCGCGACGACCGCGACGACCGCGACGACCGCGACGACCGCGACGACCGCGACGACCGTTCACGCACCATCCGCACCTGCCCCGAGTGGCAGCGGGCCGGCCATCCTCGCGTCCGCCGCCACCGCGGCCGTCGCGGTAACGCCGCGCGAGGCCGAAGCGGACGGCACCACCGGAGGGACCCGATGA
- a CDS encoding peptidoglycan-binding domain-containing protein translates to MTTPVREGRGGWPSDGRGGTISADGTGFGPYYGVGAGQRSPDGSAADDIMAVKAGVKAIQRALNWHQATSKPIPTDGVFSQTTRSALIAFQQQKQPTINRDMYIPANERSPLGLVHKETSYALFMPIADRYAIKYTVPRGLLRGITTIESNWDPGAIGYYTNSDFGLCQWNTTLPDVTKDNALDPFWALDSTAHMMRTRIDATDWGRNWIYVIAAHNVPTWALQWAQGKLVPGSADDQPKLDRMTGYVTNVLARTW, encoded by the coding sequence GTGACCACACCCGTGCGCGAAGGGCGGGGCGGGTGGCCGTCGGACGGCCGCGGCGGAACCATCAGCGCCGACGGGACCGGATTCGGTCCCTACTACGGCGTCGGCGCGGGTCAGCGGTCCCCGGACGGCAGCGCGGCCGACGACATCATGGCGGTGAAGGCCGGCGTCAAGGCGATCCAACGGGCGTTGAACTGGCACCAGGCCACGAGCAAGCCCATCCCAACCGACGGCGTCTTCTCCCAGACGACCCGTAGCGCGCTGATCGCCTTCCAGCAGCAGAAGCAGCCCACCATCAACCGGGACATGTACATCCCGGCGAATGAGCGCAGTCCGCTCGGGCTGGTGCACAAGGAGACGTCCTACGCGCTGTTCATGCCGATCGCCGACCGCTACGCGATCAAGTACACCGTTCCCCGCGGTCTGCTCCGTGGCATCACGACGATCGAGAGCAACTGGGACCCGGGCGCGATCGGGTACTACACGAACTCCGACTTCGGCCTGTGCCAGTGGAACACCACGTTGCCCGACGTCACCAAGGACAACGCGCTGGACCCCTTCTGGGCGCTCGACTCGACCGCGCACATGATGCGTACCCGGATCGACGCGACCGACTGGGGCAGGAACTGGATCTATGTGATCGCCGCGCACAACGTGCCGACCTGGGCGCTCCAGTGGGCGCAGGGCAAGCTCGTCCCCGGCAGTGCCGATGACCAGCCCAAGCTCGACCGCATGACCGGCTACGTCACCAACGTCCTCGCGCGCACCTGGTAG
- a CDS encoding PIN domain-containing protein: protein MAFVVVYDANALYGTTVRDLLIRIAQSELVQAKWTDKILDEMLDNLGRKRPDITGEKLGILRERMNGAIRDVLVTDYEPLVEGLDLPDPDDRHVLAAAIKAGAEVIVTSNLRDFPAKYLAQWDIEAKSPDAFVLDQMGISMPKVAGAIQQIVDSRTRPPQSVDEVLDELERAGLVDSVAALRTPRALDSADDDAPAG, encoded by the coding sequence ATGGCCTTCGTCGTGGTCTACGACGCCAACGCCCTCTATGGGACCACGGTGCGCGACCTGCTGATCCGGATCGCACAGTCAGAGCTCGTCCAGGCCAAGTGGACAGACAAGATCCTCGACGAGATGCTCGACAATCTCGGGCGCAAGCGCCCGGACATCACAGGCGAGAAGCTCGGCATCCTGCGCGAGCGCATGAACGGTGCCATCAGGGACGTCCTGGTGACCGACTACGAACCGCTCGTCGAAGGTCTCGATCTGCCCGATCCTGACGACCGGCATGTCCTCGCAGCGGCGATCAAAGCCGGCGCGGAGGTCATCGTCACCAGCAACCTCAGGGACTTCCCCGCCAAATACCTGGCGCAGTGGGACATCGAGGCCAAGTCGCCTGACGCGTTCGTGCTGGACCAGATGGGCATCTCGATGCCGAAGGTAGCCGGGGCCATCCAGCAGATCGTCGACTCCAGGACGCGCCCACCGCAGTCGGTCGATGAGGTGCTCGACGAGTTGGAACGTGCGGGGCTTGTCGATTCGGTCGCAGCACTTCGCACCCCTCGCGCGCTCGATTCAGCGGACGACGACGCCCCGGCCGGCTAG
- a CDS encoding helix-turn-helix domain-containing protein, with the protein MPAQVDGETRPTDRDREVARRAHRRIREYLSAHPNDDQDTINAELVGDEALVVPRGATVLLTQILGALARGEGVTVMPDSAELTTQQAADVLNVSRPYLIKLLESDEIPYRKVGTHRRIRFRDLREYKNRDDLQRRRTADSLTALGEELGLY; encoded by the coding sequence ATGCCCGCGCAGGTCGACGGCGAGACCAGACCGACGGACCGCGACCGAGAGGTCGCCCGACGAGCACACCGCCGCATCCGCGAATACCTCTCAGCGCATCCGAACGACGACCAAGACACGATCAACGCGGAACTGGTCGGCGACGAGGCTCTCGTCGTCCCCAGGGGCGCAACCGTCCTCCTGACTCAGATCCTCGGAGCCCTCGCCCGCGGCGAGGGTGTTACCGTCATGCCCGATTCGGCCGAGCTGACGACCCAGCAGGCCGCAGACGTCCTCAACGTCTCCCGCCCATACCTGATCAAGCTGCTGGAGTCCGACGAGATCCCGTACCGCAAGGTCGGCACCCACCGACGGATCAGGTTCCGCGACCTCCGCGAGTACAAGAACCGCGACGACCTGCAGCGGAGACGCACCGCCGACAGCCTGACGGCGCTGGGTGAAGAGCTGGGGCTGTACTGA
- a CDS encoding MFS transporter: MTATGDTGYNLARGAWRIPRSRGAVAGLLLMALGAWGALIPFIGPAFHFGFGGSQTWSWTAARFWLEVLPGIACFVGGLMLMLSANRATTMLGAWLAMAAGAWFVIGPTLAGPLHLGDLGYPMGGTARIAWTWLLFFYGLGAVILAVASTAHGRLSVRSLRDVEHATMRARSKQLARHGGLFGGPGGHGGRGREREPARRDSGRDDRMNRVERDYRDHPYPSDTAHSDRVDGPAALPVDSRSRRDVHASEGGHRDQDPGRRGETTTTVYPSETERVRSDTTETQRGRHEAGHEGFSEKIGHFESAIGRTLARHGIGGSKQDRR; encoded by the coding sequence ATGACCGCGACCGGAGATACCGGATACAACCTAGCCAGAGGAGCCTGGCGGATACCTCGCAGCCGCGGCGCGGTGGCTGGCCTGCTGCTGATGGCTCTGGGCGCCTGGGGTGCGCTCATCCCGTTCATCGGACCGGCGTTCCACTTCGGGTTCGGTGGCAGCCAGACGTGGTCGTGGACGGCCGCTCGGTTCTGGCTGGAGGTACTGCCGGGGATCGCCTGCTTTGTCGGTGGCCTGATGCTCATGCTCAGCGCCAATCGGGCTACGACGATGCTCGGCGCGTGGCTCGCCATGGCCGCGGGTGCCTGGTTCGTCATCGGCCCGACCTTGGCCGGACCGCTGCACCTGGGGGACCTGGGCTACCCGATGGGTGGGACCGCCCGGATCGCCTGGACCTGGCTGCTGTTCTTCTACGGCCTCGGGGCGGTGATCCTGGCTGTGGCGTCGACCGCGCATGGCCGCCTCAGTGTGCGCAGCCTTCGCGACGTCGAGCACGCCACGATGCGCGCACGCAGCAAGCAGCTGGCCCGTCACGGTGGGCTGTTCGGCGGCCCTGGCGGCCACGGCGGCCGGGGCCGTGAGCGGGAGCCTGCGCGGCGCGACTCCGGCCGAGACGACCGGATGAACCGCGTCGAGCGTGACTACCGGGACCACCCTTACCCGTCCGACACGGCCCACTCAGACCGCGTCGATGGCCCGGCCGCGCTGCCGGTCGACAGCCGGAGCCGTCGGGACGTCCACGCGTCCGAGGGGGGGCATCGAGACCAGGACCCGGGCCGCCGTGGCGAGACGACGACCACCGTCTACCCGAGCGAGACCGAGCGCGTGCGGTCCGACACGACGGAGACCCAGCGCGGTCGGCACGAGGCCGGGCACGAGGGGTTCAGCGAGAAGATCGGGCATTTCGAGAGCGCGATCGGCCGCACGCTGGCCAGGCACGGCATCGGTGGCAGCAAGCAGGACCGCCGGTAG
- a CDS encoding phage holin family protein: MTRSQRSTTTGRMPPDGTERAYPDERLDGTATVVTEKAPTPPAPGKVGNDGSDVAAMGATKRRNLAGATSRHGLHDDDPPSVDKRAATRTQYTDGQFDNGLDVYPEGSSRSTRPGHDTFRDDRPEAHGDGRPPPGGQRDVRSTDDGLGTFPETSRTVRPASTTSTANGSTGRSWPDEPIITRAGETPASVRAAAAPPATARTGTTTVSRTMTADRATAPRGGANGRRQGRRGAGALMSDVASDMSMLVRQEVDLAKAEIRQSAVRAGKGAGMFGGAAGAGVFAVLFLLLAAMFGLSEVMALGWAALIIGALLVVSAAALALIGRANVKKAHAKPAQTVETLKEDMQWAHGLRK; this comes from the coding sequence ATGACGAGGTCGCAACGGTCGACGACGACCGGCAGGATGCCTCCGGATGGCACAGAGCGCGCGTACCCGGACGAACGTCTCGACGGCACGGCCACCGTGGTGACCGAGAAGGCGCCGACGCCCCCCGCGCCCGGCAAGGTCGGGAATGACGGGTCGGACGTCGCCGCGATGGGTGCCACGAAGCGGCGCAACCTTGCCGGGGCCACGAGCCGCCATGGGCTGCATGACGACGACCCACCTTCTGTCGACAAGCGCGCGGCCACCAGGACTCAGTACACGGACGGCCAGTTCGACAACGGCTTGGACGTCTATCCGGAAGGCTCTTCCCGTTCGACCAGACCGGGGCACGACACCTTCCGGGACGACCGGCCCGAGGCGCACGGCGACGGCCGCCCGCCTCCCGGCGGCCAGCGGGATGTCCGAAGCACCGACGACGGCCTCGGGACCTTCCCGGAGACCTCGCGCACCGTCCGACCGGCCTCGACGACGTCCACAGCGAACGGCTCGACCGGCCGGAGCTGGCCGGACGAACCGATCATCACCCGGGCCGGCGAGACCCCGGCCAGCGTCCGGGCGGCCGCGGCACCACCGGCCACCGCCCGGACCGGGACGACGACCGTCTCGCGCACGATGACCGCCGACCGGGCCACGGCGCCCCGAGGTGGCGCCAACGGGCGCAGGCAGGGCCGCCGCGGCGCCGGGGCGCTGATGTCCGACGTCGCGAGTGACATGTCGATGCTGGTGCGCCAGGAGGTCGACCTCGCCAAGGCGGAGATCCGCCAGTCGGCGGTCCGGGCCGGCAAGGGCGCCGGAATGTTCGGTGGCGCCGCGGGAGCGGGCGTCTTCGCGGTTCTCTTCCTGCTGCTCGCGGCCATGTTCGGCCTTTCGGAGGTAATGGCGCTCGGGTGGGCCGCACTGATTATCGGTGCGCTCCTGGTGGTGTCGGCCGCGGCACTGGCGCTGATAGGCCGGGCGAACGTGAAAAAGGCGCACGCCAAGCCGGCACAGACAGTCGAGACGCTGAAGGAGGATATGCAGTGGGCGCACGGCCTGAGGAAATAA
- a CDS encoding DUF3618 domain-containing protein produces the protein MGARPEEIRSEIEETRDRITAEIDELTARYSPGRVAGRKASGARDAATSMRAKVGSGATGMKQRLALRSSSHHEHSSTCGHLGEGQASTGQALDVGAGRPAAERRGEAGRRERGGRLHRHRPDADAPPAPYPADSARRSEVSSYDRTATPGSGDNRPPRRQAESDMPSPDPSSYRADDHVTYARARKHLLSFPGGQHEPHGHGHRPADRQRSEEQRSSAADGGSRPERPGGRARKRDLGLAVASLVIGALGARTVSHPGRREKDLLAAAKSKRPYASSGPTGSEAGGGARAGAMAGLTSAAARAAMKKKPAAKKERHETAS, from the coding sequence GTGGGCGCACGGCCTGAGGAAATAAGGTCAGAGATCGAGGAGACCCGGGACCGGATCACCGCCGAGATCGACGAGCTGACCGCGCGGTACAGCCCAGGTCGGGTCGCCGGCCGGAAGGCGAGTGGCGCGCGTGACGCGGCGACGTCCATGCGGGCGAAGGTCGGCTCGGGCGCGACCGGCATGAAGCAGCGCCTGGCCCTGCGCTCCAGCAGCCATCACGAGCACTCCAGCACCTGCGGCCATCTGGGCGAAGGGCAGGCCAGTACCGGCCAGGCGCTCGACGTCGGCGCGGGACGGCCGGCGGCCGAACGGCGTGGCGAGGCAGGGCGCCGCGAGCGCGGCGGCCGGTTGCACCGGCACCGGCCGGACGCGGACGCACCGCCCGCGCCTTATCCGGCCGATTCGGCGCGGCGGTCCGAAGTCTCCTCGTACGACAGGACCGCCACGCCCGGCTCAGGCGACAACCGGCCGCCGCGACGCCAGGCCGAGTCCGACATGCCGTCACCTGATCCGTCCTCGTACCGGGCGGATGACCACGTGACGTACGCCCGGGCGCGCAAGCACCTGTTGTCGTTCCCCGGGGGGCAACACGAGCCGCATGGCCACGGCCATCGGCCAGCTGACCGGCAACGATCCGAAGAACAGCGGTCGAGCGCCGCGGACGGCGGGTCGCGGCCGGAACGCCCGGGCGGGCGGGCGCGCAAGCGCGACCTGGGCCTCGCAGTTGCCTCACTCGTGATCGGTGCGCTCGGCGCCCGGACGGTCAGCCACCCGGGCCGCCGCGAGAAGGACCTGCTGGCGGCGGCGAAGAGCAAGCGGCCCTACGCGTCGTCCGGTCCAACCGGCAGCGAGGCGGGCGGCGGCGCTCGAGCCGGCGCGATGGCCGGGCTGACGTCGGCAGCGGCGCGGGCGGCCATGAAGAAGAAGCCGGCAGCGAAGAAGGAGCGGCACGAGACCGCGTCCTGA
- a CDS encoding extracellular solute-binding protein: MAGAFLVTALVATACGGSSDNGGGGTKSTTLVVNDFSTFGYKDAGLYAAFEASHPGVKIVENINEYNTHHNNLVKHLAAGSGAGDVEAVDEGFMAQFKATPDLFANLNDYGLGSRKSDYGDYKWTMGESTDGKSLFGLGTDVGGLAMCYNTQLFQKAGLPTDPAAVAALWPTWDAYFQTGQKFKAANTGATWFDTGTNVYNAQVFQLKESYYKPGTDDVEVGTNPGVKAAFDSTAAAIRGGLSGGLVSFSDDWTKAIANGAFATLTCPAWMMANIQQAKPGSGIWNVATVPGKGGNWGGSWLTVPAQSKNKKLAAELVDFLTRPENQVKVFKSIGNVPSTVGGVNDPSVQSFTNPYFLNAPTGKIFGESALSLTPQYQGPKHGAIRAAIEAQIQNMEQKHTDPAAAWTAAVSDAERAAR, translated from the coding sequence ATGGCCGGGGCATTCCTGGTCACGGCGCTGGTGGCGACGGCCTGTGGCGGTAGCAGCGACAACGGAGGAGGAGGCACCAAGAGCACGACGCTCGTCGTCAACGATTTCAGCACATTTGGCTACAAGGACGCCGGCCTGTACGCGGCCTTCGAGGCCAGCCACCCGGGCGTCAAGATCGTCGAGAACATCAACGAGTACAACACCCACCACAACAACCTGGTCAAGCACCTTGCCGCCGGGTCGGGTGCGGGTGACGTCGAAGCCGTGGACGAGGGCTTCATGGCCCAGTTCAAGGCGACTCCGGACCTGTTCGCCAACCTGAACGACTACGGCCTCGGCAGCCGCAAGTCCGACTATGGCGACTACAAGTGGACCATGGGTGAGTCGACCGACGGCAAGTCGCTCTTCGGCCTCGGCACCGACGTCGGCGGCCTGGCGATGTGCTACAACACCCAGCTCTTCCAGAAGGCCGGGCTGCCCACCGACCCGGCCGCGGTCGCCGCGCTGTGGCCGACCTGGGACGCGTACTTCCAGACCGGCCAGAAGTTCAAGGCCGCGAACACCGGCGCGACCTGGTTCGACACCGGCACCAACGTCTACAACGCCCAGGTGTTCCAGCTCAAGGAGAGCTACTACAAGCCAGGCACCGACGACGTCGAGGTCGGGACCAACCCGGGCGTGAAGGCGGCGTTCGACTCGACCGCGGCGGCGATCCGGGGCGGCCTGTCCGGCGGCCTCGTCTCCTTCTCGGACGACTGGACCAAGGCGATCGCGAACGGTGCGTTCGCCACGCTGACCTGCCCCGCCTGGATGATGGCGAACATCCAGCAGGCCAAGCCCGGCTCGGGCATCTGGAACGTCGCGACGGTCCCGGGCAAGGGCGGTAACTGGGGCGGCTCGTGGCTGACGGTTCCCGCGCAGAGCAAGAACAAGAAGCTCGCCGCCGAGCTGGTCGACTTCCTGACCAGGCCGGAGAACCAGGTCAAGGTCTTCAAGTCGATTGGCAACGTGCCGTCGACCGTCGGGGGCGTCAACGACCCGAGCGTCCAGAGCTTCACCAACCCGTACTTCCTGAACGCCCCGACCGGCAAGATCTTCGGCGAGTCCGCGCTTTCCCTGACCCCGCAATACCAGGGCCCCAAGCACGGCGCCATCCGGGCCGCGATCGAGGCACAGATCCAGAACATGGAGCAGAAGCACACCGATCCGGCCGCCGCCTGGACGGCTGCCGTCTCGGATGCCGAACGGGCTGCCCGCTGA